The genomic interval CACGCTGACCCGCGAGATCATCAGCGAGTATCCCCGCTCGCAATGGTGGCAGTTCGCCGTCGTCGACGACCGTCTGATGACGGAAATCGAGGCGATGCAGAAGCAGTACGACGAGTCGAAGAAGCGCCTCGAGCAGCGCTTCCTCGACAAGGTCGAGAAGCTGCAGCGCGGCGACGAGCTTCCGCCCGGCGTCATGAAGATGGTCAAGGTCTTCGTGGCGGTGAAGCGCAAGATCCAGCCCGGCGACAAGATGGCCGGCCGCCACGGCAACAAGGGTGTCGTGTCGCGCATCGTGCCGATCGAGGACATGCCGTTCCTCGAAGACGGCACGCATGCCGACATCGTGCTCAACCCGCTCGGCGTGCCCTCGCGCATGAATGTCGGCCAGATCCTGGAAACCCATCTGGGCTGGGCGGCTGCGGGCTTGGGTCGCAAGGTCGCCAAGGCGGTCGATGCCTATCTGAAGAATCAGGACATCGCGCCGCTGCGGGCCGAGATGGAAGCGATCTACTCGCCGTCCGAGATCGAGGGGCTGTCCGACGAGGCTCTGGCCGAGGCGGGCAACAACGTGCGCCGCGGCGTGCCGATGGCCACCCCGGTGTTCAACGGCGCCAAGGAAGCCGATATCGAGACGATGCTGGAGATGGCCGGGCTCGACCGCTCGGCGCAGTCGACCCTCTACGACGGTCGCACCGGCGAGCCCTTCGACCGCAAGGTCACCATGGGCTACATCTACATGCTGAAGCTGCACCACCTCGTGGACGACAAGATCCACGCGCGCTCGATCGGCCCGTACTCGCTCGTCACCCAGCAGCCGCTGGGCGGCAAGGCGCAGTTCGGCGGTCAGCGCTTCGGTGAGATGGAGGTCTGGGCGCTGGAGGCCTACGGCGCGGCCTACACGCTGCAGGAGATGCTCACGGTGAAGTCGGACGACGTGGCCGGCCGCACCAAGGTCTACGAGGCGATCGTCCGCGGCGACGACACCTTCGAGGCCGGCATCCCCGAGAGCTTCAACGTGCTCGTCAAGGAGATGCGCTCGCTCGGCCTCAACGTCGAGCTCACCTCCTCCAAGCAGCAGCAGGCGGCCAACGACCAGATCGAGCCGCCGGCCGACGCCGCCGAGTAACGACCGCCATCACCTCCCGCGGCGGTGCCTTTCCCGAGGCCCCGCCGCGGTCGAGCAGGAAGGGGTGGGGCCTTCCCAAGCACGACGACGGCCAGCGGCGCTCCGGACGAGCGCGGCGCCATGAGGATCAAGCCGTGACTGCCCAGGCGCGGGGCAGCCGGCGAGCAAGGAGCGGATCATGAACCAAGAGGTCATGAACCTTTTCAATCAGCAGGCCCAGCCGCAGAGCTTCGACCAGATCAAGATCTCGATCTCGTCGCCCGAGAAAATTCTGTCTTGGTCCTACGGCGAGATCAAGAAGCCCGAGACGATCAACTACCGTACCTTCAAGCCCGAGCGCGACGGCCTGTTCTGCGCGCGCATCTTCGGGCCGATCAAGGATTACGAGTGCTTGTGCGGCAAGTACAAGCGCATGAAGTACAAGGGCGTCATCTGCGAGAAGTGCGGCGTCGAGGTCACGCTCGCGCGCGTCCGTCGCGATCGCATGGGCCATATCGAGCTGGCGGCCCCCGTCGCCCATATCTGGTTCCTGAAGTCGCTGCCGAGCCGCATCGGCCTGCTGCTCGACATGGCGCTCAAGGATCTCGAGCGGATCCTGTACTTCGAGTCCTACGTCGTCATCGAGCCGGGCCTCACCCCCCTCAAGGAGCGTCAGCTCCTCTCGGAGGAAGAGTACCTGCGTGCGCAGGAGGAGTACGGCGAGGATTCGTTCACGGCGATGATCGGCGCCGAGGCGATCCGGCGCATCCTGATGGAACTCGACCTCGAGGGCATCGCGGCGTCGCTCAAGGAGGAGATCGCAACGACGACCTCCGAGCTGAAGCCCAAGAAGCTGATGAAGCGCCTCAAGATCATCGAGGCGTTCCAGCTCTCGGGCAACAAGCCCGAGTGGATGATCCTGACGGTCGTGCCCGTCATCCCGCCGGACCTGCGCCCGCTGGTCCCGCTGGACGGCGGCCGCTTCGCCACGTCGGATCTCAACGACCTCTATCGCCGCGTCATCAACCGCAACAACCGCCTCAAGCGGCTGATCGAGCTGCGCGCGCCGGACATCATCATCCGCAACGAGAAGCGCATGCTTCAGGAAGCGGTCGATGCGCTGTTCGACAACGGCCGCCGCGGCCGCGTCATCACGGGTGCCAACAAGCGTCCGCTGAAGTCGCTCGCCGACATGCTGAAGGGCAAGCAGGGCCGCTTCCGCCAGAACCTGCTCGGCAAGCGCGTCGATTACTCCGGCCGTTCGGTCATCGTGGTCGGTCCCGAGCTGAAGCTGCACCAGTGCGGCCTGCCGAAGAAGATGGCGCTCGAGCTGTTCAAGCCGTTCATCTACGCGCGCCTCGACGCCAAGGGTTTCTCCGCCACCGTCAAGCAGGCGAAGAAGCTCGTCGAGAAGGAGAAGCCCGAGGTTTGGGATATCCTGGATGAGGTCATCCGCGAGCATCCCGTCATGCTCAACCGCGCGCCGACGCTGCACCGCCTCGGCATCCAGGCGTTCGAGCCGAAGCTGATCGAGGGCAAGGCGATCCAGCTCCACCCGCTGGTCTGCGCCGCGTTCAACGCCGACTTCGACGGCGACCAGATGGCCGTGCACGTTCCCCTGAGCCTCGAGGCTCAGTTGGAGGCGCGCGTCCTGATGATGTCGACCAACAACATCCTGCACCCGGCCAACGGTCAGCCGATCATCGTGCCGAGCCAGGACATCGTGCTGGGCCTCTACTACCTCTCGATCGTCGCCGACGGCTCGGTCGGCGAGCACAAGGCCGACGACAAGAACAACCCGATGCAGGGTGTGTTCGGCGATATCGGTCAGCTCGAGCACGCGCTCGCGGCCAAGTCCGTCTCGCTGCACTCGAAGATCAAGTGGCGCTGGCGCGGCCTCGGCCCCGATGGCGAGCCGGTCTCCCGGATTTACGACACCACGCCGGGCCGCGTGATCCTGTCCGGCGTGCTGCCGATGCACCCGAAGGTGCCCTTCGACGTCGTCAACAAGCTGATGACGAAGAAGGAAATCTCGGCGATGATCGACACCGTCTACCGCCACTGCGGTCAGAAGGAGTCGGTGATCTTCTGCGACCGCATCATGGCGCTCGGCTTCAGCCACGCGTTCAAGGCCGGCATCTCGTTCGGCAAGGACGACATGGTCGTGCCGGAGAACAAGTGGTCGATCGTCGAGGACACCCGCACGCTCGTGAAGGATTACGAGCAGCAGTACAACGACGGCCTGATCACCCAGGGCGAGAAGTACAACAAGGTCGTCGATGCCTGGGCCAAGTGCTCGGACAAGCTCGCCGCCGAGATGATGGGCCGGATCTCCGCCGTCCAGAAGGACGAGAACGGGGCCGACAAGCAGGTCAACTCGATCTACATGATGAGCCACTCGGGCGCCCGTGGCTCGCCCGCGCAGATGAAGCAGCTCGCGGCGATGCGCGGCCTCATGGCCAAGCCGTCGGGTGAGATCATCGAGACGCCGATCATCTCGAACTTCAAGGAAGGCCTCGACGTTCTCGAGTACTTCAACTCCACCCACGGCGCCCGCAAGGGCCTCGCGGACACGGCGCTGAAGACCGCGAACTCGGGCTACCTGACGCGCCGTCTGGTCGACGTGGCGCAGGACGCGGTCATCCGTGAGGTCGATTGCGGCACGACCAACGGCATCAAGATGCGCGCCATCATCGATGCCGGCCAGGTCGTCGCTCCGCTCTCCATCCGTATCCTGGGCCGCGCCACGGCCGAGGATCTGGTGGCGCAGGACGGCACCGTCATCGTCAAGACGAACGAGACGATCGAGGAGCGTCACCTGCCGGCGATCAACGCCGCCGGCATCCAGGAGGTGAAGATCCGCTCGGTGCTGGTCTGCCAGACCAAGAGCGGCGTCTGCGCCACCTGCTACGGGCGCGATCTGGCCCGCGGCACGCCCGTCAACATGGGCGAGGCCGTCGGCGTCATCGCGGCGCAGTCGATCGGCGAGCCGGGCACCCAGCTCACCATGCGCACCTTCCACATCGGCGGTGCGGCGCAGATCGCGGATTCGTCCTTCGTCGAGTCGAGCTTCGAGGGCACGATCAAGATCCGCAACCGGTCGCTGGCCAAGAACTCGGACGGCGACCTCATCGCCACCGGCCGTTCGGTCGCGGTGGTGATCGTCGGGCCGGACGGGACCGAGCGGGCGGTGCACCGCCTGCAATACGGTGCCCGTGTGCGCGTGGACGAGGGTGACACGATCAAGCGCGGCCAGCGGATCGCCGAGTGGGATCCCTACACCCGTCCGATCGTCGCCGAGGTGGACGGCATCGTCGGCTACGAGGATCTCTATGATGGCCAGTCCATCACCGAGACCACCGACGAGTCGACCGGCATCGCCAAGCGCGTCGTCATCGACTGGCGCGGTTCGTCCCGCACCTCCGACCTGAAGCCGGCCATGCTCGTGCTGGATCAGGACGGCAAGCCGGTGAAGCTGGCCCGCGGTTCGGACGCCCGCTACTACCTGCCGGTCGATGCCATCATCGGTCTCGATCCGGGTGCGAAGGTGCGGGCCGGCGACGTGCTCGCCCGTGTCTCGACGGACTCGGCCAAGACCCGCGACATCACCGGCGGTCTGCCGCGGGTGGCGGAGCTGTTCGAGGCGCGTCGTCCGAAGGATGCGGCGATCATCGCCGAGAAGTCGGGCTCGATCGCCTTCGGCCGCGACTACAAGAACAAGCGTCGCCTGACGCTGACGCCGCACGACGGCTCCGATGCCGTCGAGTACCTGATCCCGAAGGGCAAGCACATCCACTTGCAGGACGGGGACGTGGTCGAACTCGGCGACTACATCGTCGACGGCAACCCGGCGCCGCACGACATCCTGGCGATCAAGGGCGTGGAGGAGCTTGCCGCCTACCTCGTCAACGAGATCCAGGAGGTCTACCGGCTCCAGGGCGTGTCGATCAACGACAAGCACATCGAGGTGATCGTCCGGCAGATGCTGCAGAAGGTGGAAATCACCGACGGCGGCGATTCCGACATCCTCACGGGCGATCAGATCGACCGCACCGAACTGGCCGACTTCAACGAGAAGCTCCTCGCCGAGGGCAAGAAGCCGATCCAGGGCGTGCCCGTCCTGCTCGGCATCACCAAGGCGTCGCTGCAGACGAAGTCGTTCATCTCGGCGGCCTCGTTCCAAGAGACCACCCGCGTCCTCACGGAGGCGGCGGTCAACGGCAAGGTCGATACCTTGGACGGCCTGAAGGAGAACGTCATCGTCGGCTCGCTCATCCCGGCCGGCACCGGCTCGCTCGCGGCGGACATCCGCTCCATCGCGCGCCGCCGCGACAACCTGATCCTTCAGCAGCGCTCCGCCGAGAACGCGGCCAACGCCGCCGGACTCAGCGAGCTGCCCCCGGCGGCGGCCGAGTAATCGGCCGCTCCTTTCCGGAGCCACGACATGAGAAAGGCCCCGGCTCATCAGAGCCGGGGCCTTTCTCGTTCGGCCGGGGTGCTGCCCCGCCCCCCGCCAAAGGGATGATCCCTTTGGGATCCCGAAGCCTGGGCTCTAGAGCGTTTTCGGTCTGAGCTGAATCGGGCAGGTGGGGTTCACGCGAAGCTGTTGGGCTGATTCACTGATCGCTCTTGAGAAGGAGCGAAGCATGGGCCGACCCTACAGCCAGGACCTGCGCGAGCGCGTGGTGAAGGCCGCGGCAACGACTTCGCGCCGCCAGGCGGCCGCGCGGTTTGGGGTCGGCATCGCGACCTCGATCCGCTGGATGGCCGCGCTCACGACGACTGGGACGGTGGCCGCTCGTCCGCAAGGGCGAGCGCGCCGCTCGAAGCTCGATCCGCACGAGGCCTTCTTGCGCGGACTGATCGACGGACAAGACGATATCACCCTTGAGGAGATGCGCGCCCGGCTCCGGGACGAGCACGCTCTCACGGTGGGGCTCGGCACCCTGTGGAGCTTCCTCGACGCCACGCGATCTCACCTACAAAAAAAGACAGCTCACGCCGCCGAGCAGGAACGCCCGGACGTGAAAGCGGCGCGCGAGGCCTGGTTCGAGGGCCAGCCCGATCTCGACCCTGCGCGCCTGGTTTTCCTCGACGAGACCTGGACCTCCACCAACATGGCTCGCACCCGTGGGCGTTCACCGCGCGGCGAGCGGCTGCGCTCGCCCATCCCGCACGGTCACTGGAAGACCACGACCCTGGTCGCCGGCCTGCGCCTGTCCGGGATCGCCGCGCCGTTCGTGCTCGATGGGCCGATCAACCGCGACGCCTTCCAGGCCTACGTCGATCAGGTTCTGGTGCCCGAACTCGGCCCCGGCGACATCGTCGTCATGGACAACCTTGGAAGCCACAAGCGGCCGGCCGTGCGTGCCGCGATCGCGGCAGCCGGCGCGCGGCTCTTGTTCCTCCCGCCCTACTCGCCCGACTTCAACCCCATCGAGATGGCGTTCTCGAAGCTGAAGGCGCTCCTGCGCAAAGCGGCCGAGCGAACCGTCGAGGGATTGTGGTCGGCCATCGGACGCCTCGTCGACACCGTCACGCCAGACGAGTGCGCCAACTTCTTCGCCGCAGCAGGATACGAACCAGATTAAACCGAAAACGCTCTAGAGCATCGACCTGGATACCTGATCCAAGACGATGCTCTAGAATCTTGTTTTTGCATCATCTTTTTTCGAAAGCCGGCAACCACCTCTCGGGACGATGCTCTCAGAGAGGGCGCTCAGCGGCCGGTGCGCACCCGCGTCCAGGCGCGCGTCACGAAGCGCTGGGTCGAGTCGTTCCAGGCGGTGTTGACCGAGAGCCGCTGCATCGTCGTCTCGTCGGGGTAGATGCCGGGATTGTTGAGAAGCTCCGGCTTTACGAGCTTGCGCGCGGCGAGGTTGCCGTTGGCGAAGGAGACGAAGTTGGTGTTGGCCGCCGCCACTTCGGGGCGCATCATGTAGTCGATGAAGGCGTGTGCCTCGGCCGGGTGGGCGGCATCCTTCGGGATCGCGAAGGCGTCGAACCACATCAGCGCGCCTTCCTTCGGGATGAAGTACGCGATCTCGATGCCGTTCTTCGATTCCTCGGCGCGCTTCTTCGCCTGCATCACGTCGCCGGAATAGCCGACCGCGAGGCAGACATCGCCGTTGGCAAGCCCGTTGACGTATTCCGAGGAGTGGAACTTCCGCACCGCGCCGCGGACCTTGTAGAGCGCGTCGGTCACCGTGGTGATGTCGTCCCAGCGCTTCGAATCCGACTTGAAGCCGTAGAAGGGCAGGATCGAGGGAATCAGATCCTCGGGGGAATCGAGGAGCATGACTCCGCAATCCTTCAGCTTCGCGATCGAGCCGGGATTGAGCACGAGGCTCCAGCTATTGAGGGGGGCGTTGGCGCCGAGGCGCTCGCGCACGGCGGTCACGTTCACGCCGATGCCGGTGGTGCCCCACATGTAATCGACGGCGAACGTGTTGCCCGGATCATAGGCCTGAAGCCGGGTGCCGATCTCGGGCCAGGCATGTTTGAGGTTCGGGATCTTCGCCTTGTCGAGCGGCAGGAACACGCCCGCCTTGATCAGGCGCTGAAGGAAGGGGCCGGAGGGCACGACGATGTCGTAGCCGGACTTGCCGGCCAGGAGCTTCGTTTCGAGGATCTCGTTGTTGTCGTAGGTGTCGTAGACGACCTTGATCCCCGTCTCCTTGGTGAAGTCGTCGAGCACCTTCGGGTCGATGTAGTCCGACCAGTTGTAGATGTTGACGACCCGCTCCTCGGCCTGCACCCTGCCGGCCGCGCAGAGGAGGAGGGGGAGGGCGGCGAGCCCTCCCAGCAGGAGCCGCCGGATCACGATTTGCCCCGGACGGCCGTGACCACGATCTCGACGAGGTATTCCGGCCCGGCGAGCCGCGCCTCGACGGTGGCGCGGGCAGGCGGGTTCCCCTTGTCGACCCAGGCGTCCCAGGCGGCGTTCATCTCGGCAAAGCTCTCGATATCGGCGAGATAGACGGTCGCCGAGAGGATGCGGGCCTTGTCGCTGCCCGTCGCCATCAGCAGCCGGTCGATCTGTTCCAGGATCTGCTGCGTCTGTGCGGTGACGCCGGTGCCGACCACGTCGGCGGCCACCTGACCCGCCAGGAACACGAGGTCGCCGTGGGCGACCGCCTGGGACATGCGCGGGCCGGTCTCGTAGCGTTCGATGGTCATGGTCGGGTCGCCGGTCTCGATTCGTGAAGGACGACTCCTTCTGCCGCCCGGAGCGGTACCCCGTAAAGGGGTTCGAGCGGCGCGCCGGAATGCCGGAGGAGGGGCCGGTCGCGCCGGCCCGGATTTTTTGGGCGGTCCCGCATTTCCCAAGGCAACCGGCGTCGTCGCTCGCGCGTTTGTCATGCGAATACGGCCAAGTCTTCCGGCCGGAGCTTCAGATCGACGACGACTTTCGGGGTTGGGACGACATGGAAATTCTCTGGACCATCATCATCGGCTTCGTAGCCGGCGTCATCGCCAAGTTCATCATGCCCGGTGACAAGGAGCCGTCCGGCTTCATCCTGACGACGATCCTCGGCATCGTTGGCGCCTTCCTCGCGACCTTCATCGGTCAGGCGATCGGCTGGTATGGGCCCAACGAAGGGGCGCGGTTCATCGGCTCGATCGTCGGCGCCTGCATCGTGCTCGCGATCTACGGCTTCATCGCCGGCCGGACCAGCAGCCGCTCGCTCTGACGAACGGACATTCGCTGACGTACGAAAAAAGGGCGCTCCGTGAGGAGCGCCCTTTTTTCGTCGGGCATCGCCCCCGGCGGTCGGTAGACGCCGGGGGAACGGGTTTTCGCTGGATCCGATCAGGCGGTGAGGTCGCGCCCGCCGCCCGCCACCGCCTTGACGGCGCAATGGCCGGTGGCCCCGCGCACGGCGAGGCCGACGCCCACCACCAGCACGGCGAGGCTCAGGAACTTGTTCGGCCGGGGCTGAGCCGCCGCGGCGGCGATGCCGAGCCCCAGCGCGACCGAGACCGCGCGCTCGGTCATGCTCAGGTTCGGCGCGCCGGAGAAAATGTCCTCGATCATCTCGTTCACGGAAATGGCTCCTTCTCGCCGCCCCTTGCGGCTTCGCGGGGCGAACGCGGGGCGGGCGGGGCCGTTCCGCCCCGCCACGGCTCACGGCGCTTTCTGCGCGTCGGCGAGAAGCCCGTCGTCGATTTCACGCGCGCGGACGGCCGCCGCGCGGGCGAGGTGGCGCCCGGCATAGGCCTCGAAGGCGGGCCGCTTCGGGATCGTGCCGAACTGCATGCCCCAGCCGAGATGCGCGGCGACATAGAGGTCGGCGGCGCTGAACCGATCGCCCGCCACGAATTCCGCGCCGGAGACGGCGCCTTCGAGCGTGTCGAGGGCCGTCTCCAGGCTGCCGTAGCCGACCATGCCCTGCATGCGCGGGTCGTCGGGGACGCTCACCTTGAGCACCCCGTTCGTCACCGCCGCCTCGAGGGGCCCGGCGCAGAAGAACAGCCAGCGGTAATAGGGGCCGCGGTCGCGGTGGCCCGGCTCAGGGGCGAGTCCGGCCTGCGGGAAAGCGTCGGCGAGATAGGCGAGGATCGCGGGGCACTCGGTCACCACCGTCTCGCCGTGGCGCAGCGCCGGCACCTTCCCCATCGGGTTGATCGCCCGGTAGGCCGGTGCCTTCATGGAGGCGCCGTAGCCGAGGATCTCGGTGCGGTAGGGGGCGCCGACCTCTTCCAGCATCCAGCGGACGATCCGGCCGCGGGACATCGGGTTGGTGTAGAAGACGAGATCGTCGGACATGGGGGCTCCGGGGCGAGGCACCCGCATGGCGGGCGTCGCCCCGGTGTTAGGGGAGGGCGCGCGGGCGAGGAAGCCTCGGGCGCCCTCCGCTGGTCAGAACCGCGCGATGAGCTGGAAGCGCACGGTGCGGGGCGCGCCGGGCAGGATGTTGTTGTTGTTGTGCGCGGAGATGACGTAGCGCCGGTCGAACAGATTCTCGATGTTGACCTGAGCGCGCATGCTCTCGCTGAACTCGTAGAACACGCCGGCATCGAAGCGCGAGAAGCTCGGCAGGCGCACCGTGTTGTCCGACGATGCGAAGCTGGCGTCCTGGTAGAGGTAGCCGACGCCGACGGAGAAGCGCTCGCCGATATCGAATTTATTCCACAGGCTGAAGGTGTTGAGCGGAACGCCGCCGACGAGGTTGCCGGCCCGGATCACGTCGCCGTCGTCATCGAGGTCGGCGACGATGCGCGGCTCGGTATAGGCGTAGCCGCCGGAGATCTGCCACCAATCGGTCGCGTAGCCGGTGAGGCCGATCTCGGCGCCCCTTGTGTTCGTCTTGCCCGGGCCGGCCGAGAATCCCGCCTCGGTGGATGACGGGATCGGCTGGTTGTCGCGATCGAGGTTGAACAGCGCGGCGGTGAGGATCAGGGCCGGCGTGATCTCGTATTTCACGCCGATTTCCGCGTTCTCGAACCGCTCGGGTGCGGACAGGGCGGTCGTCGGGTCCAGCACGCGGAACTGATCGCCCGCGCTCGGCAGGAAGGACACCGAATAGCTGCCGTAGAAGGCGAGATTCGGCAGCGGTTTCACCACGACGCCGACCCGTGGCGAGACGAGATTGTCGATGCGGCTGTTCGGTTGGGCAGGGAGGCCGGTCGCGGCGTCGGGACGGCGGTCGCGCGATTGGAAATCGAAGCGGTCGAAGCGTGCGCCGACGATGAACTGCAGATGCTCGTCGATCTCGATCTGGTCCTGGGCGAAGGCGGAGAACACGCCGAGCCGATAGGTGTTGTTGCGGCCCGAGGCGAGATTCCGGAGGGTTGCACCCTCGGTCGTGGTCGGCGCGAAGGGATTGACGGGGAGATTGCGGGTGCCGGTCGAATTCCAGATGAAATCGCGCCGGAAGTCGATCCCTTCCTGAAAGCCGAGTTCCAGGCCGGCCACCACGGTGTGGGCGAGGGGGCCGGTATTGAATTTGTAGGTGAAGTCGGTCTGGTTGAAGTAGTTGGTGCGGTCGGTCTGGCTGCCGTAGCCGCGCATCACGAACGAGGTCTCGTCGGCACTGACCGGACTGTTGGGGTAGGCGTTCTGATGGTACTTCGCGTAGTCGGCGATCCGCGTCTGGCTGCGCATCACGACGCCGCTCTCGAAGACGTGGTCGAGCTGCGCGTTGCCGATATGGGCATCGACGAAGCCGTTCGAGATGAAGGGCGCGCCGAACAGCGTGCTGGTGTTCTCGCGATAGCGCCAGGGGCGCCCGAACTGCGAGGGGATGCCGCGGTCGGCGATGCGGTTGTCGGAGAAGTACTCGTAGGAGAGGCGCAGCGTCGTCTGCGGCCCGAGCAGGAAGGTCATCGTCGGGTTTACGCCGTAGCGGCGGACGTCGATGAAGTCGCGGTAGGTGCCGGTATCCTCGAACACGCCGTTGAGGCGGAAGAAGGCGGTCTCGGAGACCCGGTCGCCGACATCGACCGCCATGCGCTTGTTCCAGAACTGGCCGCCCTGCACCAGCACCTCGCGGATCGGCACCCCGTCGGCTTCCTTGAGCACGCGGTTGACCACGCCGCCGCCGCCGCCGCGGCCGAAGATCATCGCGTTGGGGCCCTTCAAGACCTCGATGCGCTGGGTGTTGTAGAGGTCCCGGAAGTAGCGCGCGTCGTCGCGGATGCCGTTGACGAAGAAGTCGGCCGTCGTGCGCTGGCCGCGGATCAGGATCTCGTCGCGGTGGCCTTCGCCCTGGGCGATGGCGATGCCGGGGACGTAGCGCAGCGCCTCGCCGATGCTCTGCACATTCTGGTCGCGGATCTGCGCTTGCGTCACCACCGTGATCGCCTGCGGCGTGTCGATCAAGGGTGTGTCGGTCTTGGTGGACGAGCGCAGGCGCTTGGCGAGGTAGCCGACCTGCGAGCCCGAGCTGTCGACGACGAGGCCGCGTCCCGCCCCGGAACCGGCGACGCTGATCATATCGAGGGTGACGCCGCTGACCGACGGAGACGCGGCGAGCGGATGGACCGCCTGAGCGGTCGGCAGGCCGGTGTTGATGTCTGTGATTTGCGCCTGAGCCGGGTGGATTAAAGCCGCGGCGATGCTTGTACAGGCAACGGAGCCAAGCAGCATCGGCCGCAGCATAGTGCGGCCCTTGCGAGCGGTTCTCATAAACTTCCCCCTTATTTTATTAGAATAGACGGGGAAGTCTTGGTCCTAATCCGGCTCAGCTTGAGGACGGTTGAATTATTCCTTATGTACCGAATTCATATGGAAATCAGGCAATTCACGGTGTGCTTTTGCGCAATGCGGCCCCGGCATGCCGCGACCGTTTCCGGGCGTGGCCGGGGCTCCTCCGAAGCGCTCGGTGCTTGATTTTGCATCATCTTTTTCCGAAAGCCGGCCGCCGCCTTTCGGGATGATGCTCCAAGCAAAGAGCGCGACCCCCGGAAGGGACCGCGCTCTTCAAGCGTCCGGCATGGATGGTGGGACGGACGGCTTATTCGCCCGACGATTCCCGGCGGCGCTCGCCGCGGTCGCGGCGGGGGCCGCGGTCGCCACGATCACCGCGGTCGCTGCGCTCCTCGCGCTCCGGCTCGCCGCGCTCCGCCCGCTCGGCCTTCAGCTTCTCGGTGAGGTCCTCGCCGGTCTCCTGATCGACGACCTTCATCGAGAGGCGGATCTTGCCGCGCTCGTCGGCACCGAGGAACTTCACCTTGACCTTCTGGCCCTCCTTCACGACGTCGCCGACCTTGGCGACGCGCTGGGCGGCGAGCTCCGAGATGTGGACGAGGCCGTCCTTGGCGCCGAAGAAGTTCACGAAGGCGCCGAACTCCATGATCTTGACGATCGTGCCGTCGTAGATCGTGCCCGCCTCGGGCTCGGCGACGATGGAGCGGATCCAGTTATAGGCCGCCTTGATCGCCTTGCCGTCGGAGGAGGCGATCTTGACGATGCCGGTATCCTCGATGTTGATCTTGGCGCCGGTCTTCTCGACGATCTCGCGGATGATCTTGCCGCCGGTGCCGATCACGTCACGGATCTTGTCGGTGGGGATCTGCATCGTCTCGATGCGCGGCGCGTACTCGCCGAGCTCCGGACGGGCCGCGGTCAGGGCCTTGGACATCTCGCCCAGGATGTGGGCGCGGCCGTCCTTGGCCTGGGCGAGGGCGATCTTCATGATCTCCTCGGTGATGCCGGCGATCTTGATGTCCATCTGGAGGGAGGTGATGCCCTCCTCCGAGCCGGCCACCTTGAAGTCCATGTCGCCGAGGTGATCCTCGTCGCCGAGGATGTCGGACAGCACGGCGAAACGCTCACCTTCGAGGATGAGGCCCATGGCGATGCCGGCGACCGGGCGGCGCAGGGGCACGCCCGCATCCATCAGCGACAGCGAGCCGCCGCAGACGCTCGCCATCGAGGACGAGCCGTTCGACTCGGTGATCTCGGAGACCACGCGGATCGTGTACGGGAACTCGTGGGCCGGCGGCAGAACGGGCCGGATCGCGCGCCAGGCGAGCTTGCCATGGCCGATCTCGCGGCGGCCGGGCGAACCCATGCGGCCGGTCTCGCCGACGGAGTAGGGAGGG from Methylobacterium sp. AMS5 carries:
- a CDS encoding GlsB/YeaQ/YmgE family stress response membrane protein; its protein translation is MEILWTIIIGFVAGVIAKFIMPGDKEPSGFILTTILGIVGAFLATFIGQAIGWYGPNEGARFIGSIVGACIVLAIYGFIAGRTSSRSL
- a CDS encoding YgaP-like transmembrane domain — encoded protein: MNEMIEDIFSGAPNLSMTERAVSVALGLGIAAAAAQPRPNKFLSLAVLVVGVGLAVRGATGHCAVKAVAGGGRDLTA
- a CDS encoding glutathione S-transferase family protein, with product MSDDLVFYTNPMSRGRIVRWMLEEVGAPYRTEILGYGASMKAPAYRAINPMGKVPALRHGETVVTECPAILAYLADAFPQAGLAPEPGHRDRGPYYRWLFFCAGPLEAAVTNGVLKVSVPDDPRMQGMVGYGSLETALDTLEGAVSGAEFVAGDRFSAADLYVAAHLGWGMQFGTIPKRPAFEAYAGRHLARAAAVRAREIDDGLLADAQKAP
- a CDS encoding TonB-dependent siderophore receptor, which produces MRTARKGRTMLRPMLLGSVACTSIAAALIHPAQAQITDINTGLPTAQAVHPLAASPSVSGVTLDMISVAGSGAGRGLVVDSSGSQVGYLAKRLRSSTKTDTPLIDTPQAITVVTQAQIRDQNVQSIGEALRYVPGIAIAQGEGHRDEILIRGQRTTADFFVNGIRDDARYFRDLYNTQRIEVLKGPNAMIFGRGGGGGVVNRVLKEADGVPIREVLVQGGQFWNKRMAVDVGDRVSETAFFRLNGVFEDTGTYRDFIDVRRYGVNPTMTFLLGPQTTLRLSYEYFSDNRIADRGIPSQFGRPWRYRENTSTLFGAPFISNGFVDAHIGNAQLDHVFESGVVMRSQTRIADYAKYHQNAYPNSPVSADETSFVMRGYGSQTDRTNYFNQTDFTYKFNTGPLAHTVVAGLELGFQEGIDFRRDFIWNSTGTRNLPVNPFAPTTTEGATLRNLASGRNNTYRLGVFSAFAQDQIEIDEHLQFIVGARFDRFDFQSRDRRPDAATGLPAQPNSRIDNLVSPRVGVVVKPLPNLAFYGSYSVSFLPSAGDQFRVLDPTTALSAPERFENAEIGVKYEITPALILTAALFNLDRDNQPIPSSTEAGFSAGPGKTNTRGAEIGLTGYATDWWQISGGYAYTEPRIVADLDDDGDVIRAGNLVGGVPLNTFSLWNKFDIGERFSVGVGYLYQDASFASSDNTVRLPSFSRFDAGVFYEFSESMRAQVNIENLFDRRYVISAHNNNNILPGAPRTVRFQLIARF